The nucleotide sequence CATGGAGAAGAACTCCAGCCTTTTTGCGGCGCACTGATCAATACGTCAACGCCGATGGCTTTCATATCAACCCACAGCGTACCAGATGCTACGCAGTCCAGAACGAATAAACCGCCAACTGAGTGTACTGCGTCAGCAACAGCCTTCAGGTAGTCGTCTGGCAGAATCATGCCGGATGCGGTTTCTACGTGTGGCGCGAATACCATTTCCGGCTTTTCTGCTTTGATGGTAGCAACCACTTCATCGATTGGAGCCGGGGCGAAAGGTGCTTGCGGGGCTTCCTCTGGGTTTGAGACAGGGAGGCGCTTGGCTTTTAATACGGTGCTGGAAGCTGGGATGTTGGCCATTTCGAAAATCTGAGTCCAGCGGTAGCTGAACCAGCCGTTACGAATCACCAGGGTCTTTTTATCCTGAGCGAACTGGCGTGCAACCGCTTCCATACCGTAGGTGCCGCCACCCGGTACCACAACAACAGCGTCAGCGTTATAAACCGATTTCAGGGTAGCTGAGATATCATTCATCACGCCCTGAAACTGTTGTGACATATGGTTCAGTGAGCGGTCAGTAAATACCACGGAATATTCTAATAAACCATTCGGGTCGAGGTCGGGAAGTAAGCCGGCCATTACAGTCTCCTGCGCAGTTGCGCGTGTTTGTTCAGTATGTCGATAAAGTTGGCTGATTAGATAGCAAAAGCCCACGCCAGTAAAGAGCATGGGCGGGAAGCACTGTTCTAATCACATGGTTTTATTGTAGCGGTTATTGTGTTGTTAGTGCTTGGGTTGCGCATCAATACTCTGGCCATGGGTGCCAATGGAAGCCGGAGACATCAGGTACATATACAGAGGCATAATTTCATCGGCTTCAGGTACTTGCAGAGGGTGCTCTGTTGGATAGGCTGCAGCGCGCATTTGAGTACGGGTTCCACCCGGGTTGATGCAGTTAACCCGAATATCGGAGGTATTTTCCAGCTCTTCAGCGAGTACCTGCATCAGGCCTTCGGTTGCAAATTTTGATACCGAATAAGCCCCCCAATAAGCACGACCTTTACGGCCTACGCTGGATGTGGTGAAAATAACAGAGGCATCTTTGGGTGCATTACGCAGCAGTGGCGTTAAGTGCTTCATTAAGATGAACTGGCCGTTAACGTTAATTTGCATGACCTTCTGAAAAGTATTCCAGTCATAGCTGTCCAGACCGGTGCGCTGGCCTAAAACACCAGCGTTTAATAACACACCATCCAGGTGACCAAAGTTCTCTTCAATTAACGTAGCTAATTGTCGGAATTTCTCTTCGTCACTTTCTTCCATGTCGAACGGCAGTACTGCAGGCTGAGGCAGGTTTTCTGCTTCAATTAAATCGTAGGTGTCGTTTAACGCTTCCTGAGTACGACCGAGCAGCAAAACGGTTGCACCGGCACGAGCGTAAGTTAACGCAGCAGTACGGCCAATGCCGTAACCCGCCCCCGTTACCAGAATGACGCGGCCTTTTAAAACCTGTTCTTGTTGTGCCTGTGCAACAGGCTTTAATTGGCTAATATCGATCATCGTGTTTGCTTCGTAATTTTTTAATCTGAATTCGGTTTTTCGTAAGTTGAAGTGTTTGATTGTTTTTCAAAGCAGAGACAGGATGTCTCGGTAGCATCTAGGGCCATGGATGGCCCACAGATGTGGCGGCTGAAAAATAATCAAATGCTTCCGCTTTTATTTTTTTATTGTCAGTTGTTCCAATAGCGCTTCAGGCGAATCGATAATGGCATCCGCCTGCCAGTTCTCAGCACTATCATCCGCTTCGATATAACCAAAGCTGGCTGCCAGGGTGAACATTTCAGCGGCTTTGCCAGCTTGTATGTCACGGATATGATCGCCAACGTACCAGCACTGCTCGGCTTTAAGCTCTAATATCTCAGTGGCTTTTAATAATGGTTCTGGATCAGGCTTCGCTTTGGAAACGTCATCCGGGCAGATCACCACATCACACTGAATATTCAGTTTCTTTAACAGCTCATCGGTGTACAGGCGGGGCTTATTGGTTACAATGCCCCAGCGAATTTCCTGTTTCTCTAGTTCAGCAATGACTGTCTCAAATCCTGGGAAATAACCACTTAACGTGCCGATATTATCGAAGTAGCGATCCAGTAACTGCTGACGATGTTCCAGAAAAACACTGGAAGCTGTAGCTAAATCACGGCCAGCCTGGTCGGGATAATCAAAGGCGATACGTGTTAGTGCAGAGCCACCGTTAGAAACCTGCTCGCGGATCTTTTCATCCACCAGTTCTGGTTTGCCCTGATCTTTGCGCAAGCCATTTACTACAGCAAAAAAATCGGGGGCGGTATCCACTAAGGTGCCGTCTAAATCGAATAAAATCGCTTCAGGTTTTATGCGTGAAGCCATCATTCCGCTTTTTCCGTGGCCATCAGATAGTTAACATCGACGTCGTTATCTTTCAGACTGTAGATCTTAGTGATTGGGTTATAAACCATGCCCGTCATATCGGTAACGGCTAAGCCTGCTTCACGACACCAGCGGGTCATTTCGCTCGGTTTAATAAACTTGTGATAATCGTGGGTACCTGTTGGAACCAAGCGCAGTAAATATTCCGCACCAATAATCGCGAAGGCATAAGATTTTGGATTGCGGTTAATGGTAGAGAAAATCACCTTACCGCCAGGCTTAACGAGCTTATGGCACGCTTTAATAATGGAGAGTGGATCGGGAACGTGTTCCAGCATTTCCAGGCAGGTCACCACGTCGAAAGATTCAGGCTGTTGTTCTGCCAGTTCTTCTACCGGGATGCATTGGTA is from Bacterioplanoides sp. SCSIO 12839 and encodes:
- a CDS encoding HAD family hydrolase, with protein sequence MMASRIKPEAILFDLDGTLVDTAPDFFAVVNGLRKDQGKPELVDEKIREQVSNGGSALTRIAFDYPDQAGRDLATASSVFLEHRQQLLDRYFDNIGTLSGYFPGFETVIAELEKQEIRWGIVTNKPRLYTDELLKKLNIQCDVVICPDDVSKAKPDPEPLLKATEILELKAEQCWYVGDHIRDIQAGKAAEMFTLAASFGYIEADDSAENWQADAIIDSPEALLEQLTIKK
- a CDS encoding aminotransferase class V-fold PLP-dependent enzyme, coding for MAGLLPDLDPNGLLEYSVVFTDRSLNHMSQQFQGVMNDISATLKSVYNADAVVVVPGGGTYGMEAVARQFAQDKKTLVIRNGWFSYRWTQIFEMANIPASSTVLKAKRLPVSNPEEAPQAPFAPAPIDEVVATIKAEKPEMVFAPHVETASGMILPDDYLKAVADAVHSVGGLFVLDCVASGTLWVDMKAIGVDVLISAPQKGWSSSPCAALVMMNQAALDVMENTTSTSFAANLKQWHMIMQAYENGGHAYHATMPTDALTKFRDTMMETKEYGFDKVRDEQLELGKRVREMLESKGIKSVAAEGFKAPGVVVNYTTDAEMQSGKKFAAQGMQAAAGVPLMCDEGDDYQSFRIGLFGLDKLHDVEGAVSRLEKVIDQIL
- the ubiG gene encoding bifunctional 2-polyprenyl-6-hydroxyphenol methylase/3-demethylubiquinol 3-O-methyltransferase UbiG, yielding MTTENKQNVDSAEIAKFEALATRWWDLESEFKPLHEINPLRTNYVDRIAHLAGKKVLDVGCGGGILSEAMAQRGADVTGIDMGQANLNTAKLHALESGVKVDYQCIPVEELAEQQPESFDVVTCLEMLEHVPDPLSIIKACHKLVKPGGKVIFSTINRNPKSYAFAIIGAEYLLRLVPTGTHDYHKFIKPSEMTRWCREAGLAVTDMTGMVYNPITKIYSLKDNDVDVNYLMATEKAE
- a CDS encoding YciK family oxidoreductase; protein product: MIDISQLKPVAQAQQEQVLKGRVILVTGAGYGIGRTAALTYARAGATVLLLGRTQEALNDTYDLIEAENLPQPAVLPFDMEESDEEKFRQLATLIEENFGHLDGVLLNAGVLGQRTGLDSYDWNTFQKVMQINVNGQFILMKHLTPLLRNAPKDASVIFTTSSVGRKGRAYWGAYSVSKFATEGLMQVLAEELENTSDIRVNCINPGGTRTQMRAAAYPTEHPLQVPEADEIMPLYMYLMSPASIGTHGQSIDAQPKH